A region of the Pseudonocardia cypriaca genome:
CGTGTGCTCGCAGCAAGGCCCGCGAGACGATGTGCCGCTGGATCTCCGAGGTGCCGTCCCAGATCCGCTCCACCCGGGCGTCGCGCCAGATCCGTTCCAGCACGAGCTCGTCCATCAGGCCCATGCCGCCGTGGATCTGGATGGCCTCGTCGGCGATCATCGCGAGGGCCTCGGTGGCGTGCAGCTTGGCCATCGCGATCTCGGCGTCGGCGTCCCCCAGGTCCGCGAGCCACGCCGCGCGCCAGGTCAGCCAGCACGCCGACTCCAGCGCCACCTGCATGTCGGCGAGCTTGAACGACACGCCCTGGTTGCGCCCGATCGTCCGGCCGAACTGGCTGCGGGTGGCCGCGTGCCGCACGGCCAGGTCGAGGGCCCGCCGGGCCCGGCCGAGGCAGCTCGCGGCGACCTGCAGCCGGGTGGTGCCGAGCCACGTGGTGGCGACGTCGAAGCCGCGTCCCACCTCGCCCAGCACCGCCGCTCCCGGCACCCGGCAACCGTCGAAGGCGAGCACCGAGTTGGTGTAGCCGCGGTGCGAGACGCTTCGGTAGCCGGGCCGCACGGCCAGGCCCGCGGCGTCGGTGTCGACGAGGAACGAGGTGATCTCCGCCCGCCCGGCCCGGTCCTCGCCGGTGGCGGCGAACAGGATGACGAAGTCGGCCTCGTCGGCGTGGCTGATGAAGTGCTTCGTGCCGGTGATCACCCAGTCGGCACCGTCGCGGACGGCCCGGGTGCGCATGCCGCGCAGGTCGGACCCGGCCTCCGGCTCCGTCATCGCCAGGCACTCGACGCGCTCGCCCGCCACCGCCGGCAGCAGGTACGCCTCCCGTTGCGGTCCCTCGCAGGCCAGCAGGATCCGGGACGGGCGGGCCACGGCGAGCATCTGCAGGGCGTAACCGGTGTGCCCGAGCTCGCGCTCCATGAGCATCCAGGTGAGGGTGTCCAGCCCACCGCCGCCCACGTCCTCCGGCATGTTCGCGGCGTACAGACCGGCCCGGATCGCGCGGCCGCGCAGCCGGCGCACCAGGTCGGGTTCGAGCCGCCCGGTGCGCTCCACCTCGTCCTCGTGCGGCACGAGCTCGCGGTGCACGAACGCCCTGGTCGTCTCCATCACGGCCCGCTGCTCGTCGGACCACTCCAGGTGCACCGGCGCTCACCCCACCGCGATCCGCCGGGAGGCGTGCTCCGGCACCGGCACGCGCATCGCCTCGACGCGTTGCCGCAGCTCCTCGGGGAACGGGCTCGACCGGCCGGCCCCGGCGTCGACGTGCACGGCGAGGACCTCCTCCGTGGCGCGCAGCCGGCCGTCGGACCACATCTCGTGCCAGAGCCAGAGCAGCTTGGCGGTCACCCCGATCACCGAGGTCCGCACCTCCAGCCGCGCCCCGGGCGGCACCTGGTCGAGGTAGCGGACGTGCGCCTCAACCGTGTAGAGCGAAGTGCCGGTGACGGCCGGGTCGATGCCCAGCCCGAAGATCACGGCGTCGGTGGCGTGCCCGAACACCAGCACGTAGTAGGCCTCGGACAGGTGGCCGTTGTAGTCGATCCACTCCGGCCGGACGTCCTCGGTCCAGGTGGCCGGCTCAGATACCACCGGGCACCTTCCCGAGCACCCGCAACATGTCGACGAGCCGGCGGTCCCGCTCGCGCACCAGGTCGGCGATGGTCCGCCCCGCCGCCTCCTCCTCGGTGCCGGCCACGACGGCGTCGCGCAGCTCCGGCGTGAGCTCGGGCGCGTCGAGGCGCGTCCACGGCGAGAGCAGGGACGGCCCGAAGTGGTCGAGCATGTGCGCCATCCCGCCCGGGCCACCGGCCAGGTGGAACGTGAGCATCGGCCCGTGGAAGGCCCAGCGCAGGCCCGGCCCGTCGGTGATCGAGGCGTCGATCTGGGCCGGGGTGGCCTCGCCGTTGGCCACCATGTGCAGGGCCTCCCGCCACAGCGCCTCCTGCAGCCGGTTCGCGATGAACCCCGGCACCTCCTGGTCCATGACGATCACC
Encoded here:
- a CDS encoding acyl-CoA dehydrogenase family protein; translated protein: MHLEWSDEQRAVMETTRAFVHRELVPHEDEVERTGRLEPDLVRRLRGRAIRAGLYAANMPEDVGGGGLDTLTWMLMERELGHTGYALQMLAVARPSRILLACEGPQREAYLLPAVAGERVECLAMTEPEAGSDLRGMRTRAVRDGADWVITGTKHFISHADEADFVILFAATGEDRAGRAEITSFLVDTDAAGLAVRPGYRSVSHRGYTNSVLAFDGCRVPGAAVLGEVGRGFDVATTWLGTTRLQVAASCLGRARRALDLAVRHAATRSQFGRTIGRNQGVSFKLADMQVALESACWLTWRAAWLADLGDADAEIAMAKLHATEALAMIADEAIQIHGGMGLMDELVLERIWRDARVERIWDGTSEIQRHIVSRALLRAHGG
- a CDS encoding thioesterase family protein, which codes for MVSEPATWTEDVRPEWIDYNGHLSEAYYVLVFGHATDAVIFGLGIDPAVTGTSLYTVEAHVRYLDQVPPGARLEVRTSVIGVTAKLLWLWHEMWSDGRLRATEEVLAVHVDAGAGRSSPFPEELRQRVEAMRVPVPEHASRRIAVG